The following proteins come from a genomic window of Sphingosinicella flava:
- the mtaB gene encoding tRNA (N(6)-L-threonylcarbamoyladenosine(37)-C(2))-methylthiotransferase MtaB codes for MSIEVITMGCRLNMAESEAMRKLANGQDDVVIVNSCAVTNEAVRQTRQAIRRAKKARPEARVIVTGCAAQVDPTSFAAMPEVSRVLGNREKLDPSSFVPSEVEGRPHQRPSTSLGTNAFGKLPDVRVSDIMAVRDTAPHLVTGFAEHSRAFVEVQNGCDHRCTFCIIPYGRGNSRSVPAGLVIDKIKALVDQGYNEVVLTGVDVTSYGPDLPGSPTLGQLVERILKHVPALPRLRLSSLDSVEIDARLFDIITGEPRFMPHLHMSFQAGDDMILKRMKRRHSRAQAVEMVRRLKDKRPEIAIGADLIAGFPTETDEMAENSLRLIDECEIVMGHIFPYSPKQGTPAARMPQVDPKRVKARSARLREATARQKAKWLESLVGSRQKVLIERSGVKGHAENFAPVLIRHSREDGSDVGEIMEVKVVALKDQILIGEAA; via the coding sequence ATGAGCATCGAGGTCATCACGATGGGTTGCCGCCTCAACATGGCGGAGAGCGAGGCGATGCGGAAACTGGCGAACGGCCAAGACGATGTCGTCATCGTCAACAGCTGCGCCGTCACCAACGAAGCGGTGCGTCAAACCCGCCAGGCCATCCGGCGCGCGAAGAAGGCGCGGCCCGAGGCGCGCGTCATCGTCACCGGCTGCGCCGCTCAAGTCGATCCCACCAGTTTTGCGGCCATGCCGGAGGTGTCGCGCGTCCTAGGTAACCGCGAGAAGCTCGACCCTTCTTCGTTCGTCCCGAGCGAAGTCGAGGGGCGCCCGCACCAACGCCCTTCGACTTCGCTCGGGACGAACGCATTTGGGAAGCTACCGGACGTCCGCGTGTCCGACATCATGGCGGTGCGCGACACCGCGCCGCACCTCGTCACGGGTTTTGCCGAGCATAGCCGCGCCTTCGTGGAAGTGCAGAATGGCTGCGACCACCGCTGCACCTTCTGCATCATTCCTTATGGCCGGGGAAACAGCAGGTCGGTTCCCGCGGGCCTCGTCATCGACAAGATCAAGGCGCTGGTGGACCAGGGCTATAACGAAGTCGTGCTGACCGGCGTCGACGTGACGAGCTACGGCCCCGACCTTCCCGGATCGCCGACGCTCGGCCAGCTCGTCGAACGCATCCTGAAACACGTTCCCGCCCTCCCCCGCCTTCGCCTCTCTTCGCTCGACAGCGTGGAAATCGACGCGCGCCTGTTCGACATCATCACCGGCGAGCCGCGCTTCATGCCGCACCTCCATATGTCCTTCCAGGCGGGCGACGACATGATCCTGAAGCGGATGAAGCGCCGCCACAGCCGCGCCCAGGCGGTCGAGATGGTCCGCCGCCTCAAGGACAAGCGCCCCGAAATCGCCATCGGCGCGGACCTGATCGCCGGTTTCCCAACCGAAACCGACGAAATGGCCGAAAACAGCCTCCGCCTGATCGACGAGTGCGAGATCGTGATGGGCCATATCTTTCCCTACTCGCCTAAGCAGGGCACGCCCGCCGCCAGAATGCCGCAGGTCGACCCGAAACGGGTTAAAGCGCGTTCAGCCCGACTGCGCGAGGCAACGGCGCGGCAAAAGGCGAAATGGCTGGAAAGCCTGGTCGGCAGCCGCCAGAAGGTGTTGATCGAACGCAGCGGCGTCAAAGGCCATGCCGAAAATTTCGCCCCTGTCCTCATTCGCCATTCCCGCGAAGACGGAAGTGACGTGGGTGAAATAATGGAAGTGAAAGTCGTAGCTTTGAAAGACCAAATCCTGATCGGAGAAGCCGCTTGA
- the dapF gene encoding diaminopimelate epimerase, with the protein MMCRFHKMHGLGNDFVVIDARTQSLPMSRAMARAVADRHRGVGCDQLILLEPSNVADVKMRIFNADGGEVEACGNATRCVALLIGGDIRIETLGGTLDASSTGEGASVDMGTPRFTWDAIPLAYPMDTASLPVGWEGLETPFAVNVGNPHIVFFVPDADRVDLQRIGPIIENDPLFPERVNVNAASIADGRVKLRVWERGAGLTMACGTGACATAVAAISRNLASSPVDVDLPGGSLTIAWAPGGTIRMSGGATHVFKGEIDLEALL; encoded by the coding sequence ATGATGTGCCGTTTTCACAAGATGCACGGGCTCGGCAACGACTTCGTCGTGATCGACGCCCGCACCCAGTCGCTGCCGATGAGCAGAGCGATGGCGCGCGCCGTTGCCGATCGGCATCGTGGCGTCGGATGCGACCAGCTTATCCTCCTCGAGCCGTCGAATGTCGCCGACGTCAAGATGCGCATTTTCAACGCCGATGGCGGCGAAGTGGAAGCGTGCGGCAATGCCACGCGCTGTGTTGCCCTGCTGATCGGCGGCGACATTCGCATCGAGACATTGGGCGGGACGTTGGACGCCAGCTCCACCGGTGAAGGCGCGAGCGTAGACATGGGGACGCCGCGCTTCACCTGGGACGCCATTCCTCTCGCTTACCCGATGGATACCGCGTCCCTCCCGGTCGGATGGGAGGGCTTGGAGACGCCGTTCGCCGTCAATGTCGGCAATCCGCACATCGTTTTCTTCGTACCGGATGCCGACCGGGTCGACCTCCAGCGGATCGGGCCTATCATCGAGAATGATCCTCTCTTTCCCGAGCGGGTCAACGTCAATGCCGCCTCGATCGCGGACGGACGGGTGAAGCTGCGCGTATGGGAACGCGGCGCGGGCCTTACAATGGCCTGCGGAACCGGCGCATGCGCGACGGCCGTGGCGGCGATCTCCAGAAACCTTGCCTCTTCGCCGGTCGATGTGGATTTGCCTGGAGGCAGCCTCACCATCGCCTGGGCGCCGGGCGGGACCATTCGCATGTCCGGCGGCGCTACCCACGTCTTTAAGGGCGAAATCGATCTCGAGGCCTTGCTATGA